One Thermococcus sp. DNA segment encodes these proteins:
- a CDS encoding aminotransferase class I/II-fold pyridoxal phosphate-dependent enzyme, translating into MLEPVKFSTYHGGSREEGLLDFSASLNPYPPEWLDEMFERSKEISDRYPYYEKLEEGLAELIGAPLTLTAGITEALYLIGILALRGRRVIIPRHTYGEYERVARIFGAEVVKAPNESERLAELVERNSVAFFCNPNNPDGRFYRIKELKPLLDAIEEKKALLILDEAFIDFVKNAESPEGENVVKLRTFTKSYGLPGIRVGYVLGFKEAFRSVRMPWSMGLTGVALLELLLRDGFEHLRRTMPLIWREKERIEKALGVKSDANFFIKCVGNAGEFVEALKMQGILVRDCESFGLPEYVRFSVRKPEENDKLIDAFRGLEVKF; encoded by the coding sequence ATGCTTGAGCCCGTGAAGTTCTCGACCTACCACGGCGGAAGCAGGGAAGAAGGTTTGCTGGACTTCTCGGCCTCGCTGAATCCCTATCCTCCGGAGTGGCTCGACGAGATGTTTGAGCGCTCCAAAGAGATAAGCGACAGGTATCCTTACTACGAGAAGCTTGAAGAAGGGCTTGCCGAGCTGATAGGGGCACCTCTAACCCTAACGGCCGGCATCACCGAGGCGCTCTATCTAATCGGCATCCTCGCGCTCCGCGGAAGGAGGGTGATAATCCCCCGCCACACCTACGGCGAGTACGAGAGGGTTGCGCGGATTTTTGGGGCAGAGGTCGTCAAAGCTCCCAATGAGTCAGAAAGGCTGGCGGAACTCGTCGAGAGAAACTCCGTTGCATTTTTCTGCAACCCCAACAACCCCGACGGAAGGTTTTACAGAATTAAGGAGCTCAAACCGCTCCTCGATGCTATCGAAGAGAAAAAAGCCCTCCTCATTCTCGACGAGGCCTTCATAGACTTCGTCAAAAACGCCGAGAGCCCCGAAGGGGAGAACGTTGTAAAGCTCAGAACCTTCACCAAGAGCTACGGTCTGCCCGGAATAAGGGTCGGCTACGTCCTCGGTTTTAAAGAGGCCTTCCGGAGCGTCAGAATGCCGTGGAGCATGGGCTTGACTGGGGTTGCCCTCCTTGAGCTTCTCCTCAGAGACGGCTTTGAACACTTAAGGAGGACCATGCCCCTAATCTGGCGCGAGAAGGAGAGGATTGAAAAAGCTCTGGGCGTTAAGAGCGACGCCAACTTCTTCATCAAGTGCGTTGGAAACGCTGGAGAATTCGTTGAGGCCCTCAAGATGCAGGGAATCCTCGTGAGGGACTGCGAGAGCTTTGGCCTGCCAGAATACGTCCGTTTTTCAGTCAGGAAACCAGAAGAGAACGATAAGCTGATTGATGCCTTCCGAGGGCTGGAGGTAAAATTTTAA
- the cbiB gene encoding adenosylcobinamide-phosphate synthase CbiB → MGVLTVFFLALLWDLLLGEPPAKLHPVVWFGKMAGFLDKRWKRKSPLRDFLAGTLVALIVVIFALALSLLPSYLPFPLNYALAVYLLKSSFAIRSLYEHVARTVTRKVEEKRKAVSMIVSRDTRALDEAHLNSASIESLAENLNDSVIAPLFYFLLFGLPGALIYRAVNTLDAMLGYRNERHEYFGKFSARLDDILNFIPARLTVLLYLPFGGRKVLRYYRLARFKLNSDKPIAAMSAVLGVWLEKPGIYRFPGRTPENDDIGRALRVYWFIVAEWVIIISLLFATEVFPCLSP, encoded by the coding sequence ATGGGGGTTCTGACGGTTTTCTTCCTTGCACTGCTCTGGGACTTGCTCCTTGGAGAACCGCCGGCGAAGCTTCACCCTGTGGTGTGGTTCGGAAAGATGGCGGGCTTTCTTGACAAAAGGTGGAAAAGAAAAAGCCCTCTCCGGGATTTTCTCGCAGGGACATTGGTTGCTCTCATCGTTGTCATCTTTGCCTTAGCTCTCTCGCTCCTCCCGTCTTATCTTCCTTTCCCGCTCAACTATGCTTTGGCCGTTTACCTCCTCAAGAGCTCCTTCGCGATTAGAAGTTTATACGAGCACGTGGCAAGGACCGTAACTAGGAAGGTCGAGGAAAAGAGGAAGGCCGTCTCGATGATAGTGAGCAGAGACACCAGAGCTCTCGATGAGGCCCACCTCAACTCCGCTTCGATAGAGAGCCTGGCTGAAAACCTCAACGACTCAGTAATCGCCCCGCTGTTCTACTTCCTCCTCTTTGGCCTCCCAGGGGCCTTAATCTACCGTGCGGTGAACACTTTAGATGCTATGCTCGGCTACAGGAACGAGCGCCATGAATATTTTGGCAAGTTTTCCGCCAGGTTGGATGACATCCTCAACTTCATTCCGGCCCGATTGACAGTTCTTCTCTACCTCCCGTTCGGCGGACGGAAAGTTTTGAGGTATTACCGCCTCGCCAGGTTCAAGCTCAACTCCGATAAGCCGATAGCTGCCATGAGTGCAGTCCTTGGTGTCTGGCTGGAAAAACCCGGCATTTACCGCTTTCCAGGCAGGACTCCAGAGAACGATGATATCGGGCGAGCCCTGAGGGTTTATTGGTTCATCGTTGCTGAATGGGTGATTATCATTTCCCTACTCTTTGCAACGGAGGTGTTCCCATGCTTGAGCCCGTGA